GGTGACGCGGAACGTCTCGCCGTCGCTGGCGAGCGCCGGGTCGAGCGAGCCGGGGTCACCGGCACCGGCGAACACGAACGTGTCCTTGTCGCCGCCCTTGGCGTCGTCCTTGCCGCGTTCGCTGGCGCAGCCCGTCGCGATCATTCCGACGGCGAGCGCCGCGGTGACCGCCCGGACCGCACGGGACTTGAATATTCGCATGGGCCACCCCTGGTTTGGCCTAGTGAATGAGGTCTTGACCGGCCGAACACTACCGACGGGTGGCATCCCGGAGAACAGTCCGGATAGCGGTGATACCTAGTCGAGACCCGGACAGTCGCCAAACCGGTCCCATCCCGGACAAGCTCCCTGCCTGGAGTTAACACGCCCGACATACGGGGGAGTTCGCCAGGCGTTTCCGGACGGCCGGTCAGCGCTGCTGGGGGTACCCGTAGGCGGCGGTCCCGCGCTGCGGCGGGGCGAGGTGGGCCTCGCGGTCGTAGAAGGGGCGGGCGTTGGCGCGCAGCCACAGCGCGACCGGGTCGTACCCGTCGGACATGGCGACCGTGGACACGGGCAGTCCGTCCGGGACGGCGGCGACCGACTGCCGCATCATGGCGCGGACCGTCTCCACGGCGGCCGGGCCCGTGTCGTACAGGTCGAGGCCGATGGCGAGGTACGGCGTGCCGAGCGCGGGCTGCACCCAGGCGCGGCGCAGGGAGCGCACGGCGGGGGTGCGGTGGGCGTTCTGCGTGAGGAGGGCGTAGAACTGCGGCAGCTCGATGGCGGGCTCTGAGAGGCGCAGGGGTCCCGCGGGCATGCGGTCCAGGCCGGTGGCGATGCGGCGCAGGTCGGCCCAGGGGATGCCGACGCCGCCGCCGGGGGCGTGCGGGTTGAGCCAGACGCCCCACCGGTCGGGGTACAGGGCGCGGGCCACGTCGCGGACGGCGACGACCTCGTGGGCGCGGGTCCAGCCGGAGGCGGCCAGCTCCTGCGCGGAGGTGACGCACGGGGCGTACCCGAGGCCCTCGATCTCCATGTTCCCGTACTGGGCGTCGGGGGAGCCCGCCTGGCCGTGCCAGAGCAGCATCCACACATGGCCCTCGGCGAGCGCGTGCAGCAGCGCCTCGTACGCGTCGTAGCGCCCGGGCGTGACCTGCCGCAGCATGTGCTCGACCTTTCCGGCCGCCTCGGTGCCTGACGCGCTCACCTGATCCCGCCCCTCGTTCGCCTGCTTGCGGTCCAGCTTAAGGGCGCCGGGCTCAGGAGCCGTGTTCGCGGCGGTAGAAGGGGCGCACCCTTTCGAGCATCCAGTCGCCGACGGGGTCCTGGGCGACGTCGAGGAGGACCATGTTGACCGGCCACTTCACGGGGACGGCGCCGAGGGCGCGGCCGAGGGCGTCCATGGGCGCGGCGCGGTCGGCGTCGTCCCAGGAGGTCAGCTGGACGCCGACGAACAGGGTGGGCGGTTCGCCCTCGACGCTGGCGAGGGCGCGGCGGGCGGTGAGCACCGTCCCGGTCGCCTCGAACTCGGCGCTCGCGGCGGAGAGGAAGTCGACGGGGTCGTCCTGCCAGTCGGGTTCGAACAGCCGGACGCGGGCGCCGGACGGGCCGCCCGCGGCCGGGCCGGGGCCGGGC
This genomic window from Streptomyces thermolilacinus SPC6 contains:
- a CDS encoding enhanced serine sensitivity protein SseB C-terminal domain-containing protein encodes the protein MSASGTEAAGKVEHMLRQVTPGRYDAYEALLHALAEGHVWMLLWHGQAGSPDAQYGNMEIEGLGYAPCVTSAQELAASGWTRAHEVVAVRDVARALYPDRWGVWLNPHAPGGGVGIPWADLRRIATGLDRMPAGPLRLSEPAIELPQFYALLTQNAHRTPAVRSLRRAWVQPALGTPYLAIGLDLYDTGPAAVETVRAMMRQSVAAVPDGLPVSTVAMSDGYDPVALWLRANARPFYDREAHLAPPQRGTAAYGYPQQR